In Antechinus flavipes isolate AdamAnt ecotype Samford, QLD, Australia chromosome 3, AdamAnt_v2, whole genome shotgun sequence, a genomic segment contains:
- the PPIL3 gene encoding peptidyl-prolyl cis-trans isomerase-like 3: protein MSVTLHTDVGDIKIEVFCERTPKSCENFLALCASNYYNGCIFHRNIKGFMIQTGDPTGSGKGGNSIWGRKFEDEYSEYLKHSVRGVVSMANNGPNTNGSQFFITYGKQPHLDMKYTVFGKVIDGLETLDELEKLPVNEKTFRPLNDVHIKDITIHANPFAP, encoded by the exons ATG TCTGTGACATTGCACACAGATGTAGGTGATATTAAAATAGAAGTCTTCTGTGAGCGGACACCCAAGTCATGTGAA AATTTCTTGGCTCTTTGTGCTAGTAATTACTACAATGGGTGTATATTTCACAGAAATATCAAGGGCTTCATGATACAAACAGGAGATCCAACAG GTTCTGGGAAAGGAGGCAACAGTATCTGGGGCAGGAAATTTGAAGATGAATACAGTGAATACCTTAAG CACAGTGTTCGAGGAGTTGTATCCATGGCTAATAATGGCCCAAACACCAATGGATCACAGTTCTTTATTACTTATGGCAAGCAGCCTCATTTGGACATGAAGTATACAGTATTTGGAAA gGTGATAGATGGCCTAGAAACTTTGGATGAACTAGAGAAGCTGCCAGTAAATGAAAAGACTTTTCGGCCTCTTAATGATGTACACATTAAGGATATTACCATTCATGCCAACCCATTTGCTCCATAA